In one window of Festucalex cinctus isolate MCC-2025b chromosome 14, RoL_Fcin_1.0, whole genome shotgun sequence DNA:
- the LOC144001768 gene encoding ras-related protein ORAB-1-like gives MNPEYDYLFKLLLIGDSGVGKSCLLLRFADDTYTESYISTIGVDFKIRTIELDGKTIKLQIWDTAGQERFRTITSSYYRGAHGIIVVYDVTDQESFNNVKQWLQEIDRYASENVNKLLVGNKCDLTTKKVVDYTTAKEFADSLGIPFLETSAKNATNVEQAFMTMAAEIKKRMGPGAAAAGGDKPNVKLTPGTTVKPSSGGCC, from the exons TGACTATTTATTCAAACTGCTCCTGATTGGTGACTCTGGTGTTGGAAAATCTTGTCTCCTGCTCCGATTTGCG gaCGATACGTACACAGAAAGCTATATCAGCACAATTGGTGTGGACTTCAAAATACGGACCATAGAACTAGATGGAAAGACCATTAAACTTCAGATT TGGGATACAGCAGGTCAAGAAAGGTTTCGTACGATCACTTCCAGTTACTACCGAGGTGCTCACGGTATCATTGTAGTGTATGATGTCACAGATCAG GAATCCTTCAATAATGTGAAACAATGGCTACAGGAGATTGACCGCTATGCCAGTGAAAATGTCAACAAGTTGTTAGTAGGCAACAAGTGTGACCTGACGACAAAGAAGGTGGTGGATTACACAACAGCAAAG GAGTTTGCAGACTCTCTGGGTATCCCGTTCTTGGAAACCAGCGCCAAGAATGCCACCAACGTGGAGCAGGCCTTCATGACTATGGCTGCAGAAATTAAAAAGAGAATGGGCCCCGGGGCAGCAGCTGCAGGTGGTGACAAGCCCAATGTGAAGCTGACACCCGGCACTACCGTCAAGCCTTCGTCGGGTGGCTGCTGCTGA
- the cep68 gene encoding centrosomal protein of 68 kDa isoform X1 has product MTSYPMDTTECSRPWKVHTPDSCVSHSMRLNANDIASEKRATEWEKEQPHKSVSMAPISRYLTDRRYVMRKPLFSTEQSSILKKTQHQQMEMHVGTSKTDESQLSAKMNLQTSLEDQKPLSFHLSSSDDSPYLVSKDVRSSLLCVPNVSGGLQHEKPLTGSPSFQCGISDNILKFQKKDSPVKSQLTSTVLYPTYTPTPRFFSKREQTQVKKQNSNSLAGQSRRQTMSYHEANYWDCAIPKSFPSSTNRRDASWDPNKEYQALLDYTYPLRPGQMDSKWDSSVFQRDALQQDLNLEDSGIGLDNLGTTSPPGSDLNLCNTVQTNAWDKMDPEINSSSVYSSALVFKTLSFGLLVDNLDKDVVNCHHHHQYAQPSSSITFIRTTGLLPQSQCDCDKEFYSLPDHLEEVQILTRQVKEVTARLNCPLTAMCECMDSNLPTPSQPEKELCGAKEQDGKKDDGKNINMRNAATSVRRSPSSWLESDSLKEVETLAEQLCGSHLKDPQKVILEEQDQNCSLMQHIRMFCSLLEQYIHWLYKVSDKMDMLARPKVDNDNMKRSLAQYQRFQHELSRHQQLTSHVLQTGELLLSCMDSTCPLLRNTLLLIAKQSRAMEYHSEHLSSILSATDNQTHLNQPSEPAERHKLENPDSSGTWVSTK; this is encoded by the exons ATGACATCATATCCAATGGATACCACTGAATGCAGCCGGCCATGGAAGGTGCACACTCCAGATTCATGTGTTAGCCACAGCATGAGACTGAATGCAAATGACATTGCGAGTGAGAAAAGAGCAACCGAATGGGAAAAAGAACAGCCCCATAAAAGTGTTAGCATGGCGCCCATATCCAGATACCTGACTGACAGACGTTATGTGATGAGAAAGCCTCTGTTCTCTACTGAACAATCATCTATTTTAAAGAAGACTCAGCATCAACAGATG GAGATGCATGTCGGGACCAGCAAGACAGATGAAAGTCAGCTCTCCGCCAAGATGAATTTGCAGACCAGTTTAGAAGACCAAAAGCCATTGAGCTTTCACTTGAGTTCCAGTGATGACTCTCCTTATTTGGTGTCTAAAGATGTGCGTAGCTCACTGTTGTGTGTTCCAAATGTCAGCGGTGGGTTACAACATGAAAAACCTTTGACCGGAAGTCCGTCTTTTCAATGTGGCATCTCCGACAACATTCTCAAGTTCCAGAAGAAAGACTCTCCTGTGAAGTCGCAGCTCACATCCACTGTTCTGTACCCTACCTATACCCCCACCCCACGCTTCTTCTCCAAAAGAGAGCAAACACaggtcaaaaaacaaaatagcaaCTCTTTAGCAGGGCAGTCACGAAGACAAACAATGTCATATCACGAAGCAAACTATTGGGACTGTGCCATCCCGAAGTCTTTTCCCTCGTCCACAAATAGGCGCGATGCATCCTGGGATCCAAACAAGGAGTATCAAGCTTTGCTGGACTACACTTACCCCCTCAGACCTGGCCAGATGGACAGCAAGTGGGACAGCTCTGTGTTCCAACGTGACGCTCTCCAACAAGACCTGAACTTGGAGGATTCTGGTATTGGACTGGATAACCTTGGGACCACCAGCCCGCCTGGGTCGGACTTAAACCTGTGCAACACCGTTCAGACAAACGCATGGGACAAAATGGATCCAGAAATCAATTCCAGCAGTGTGTACTCGTCTGCACTTGTTTTCAAAACACTCTCTTTTGGCTTGCTTGTGGACAATTTGGACAAGGATGTTGTGAACTGTCACCACCATCATCAGTATGCACAACCGTCCTCCTCCATCACTTTCATCCGTACAACAGGTCTTCTTCCGCAGTCCCAATGTGATTGTGACAAGGAGTTCTACTCTCTGCCTGATCACCTGGAAGAGGTGCAAATCCTCACTAGACAG GTAAAGGAGGTGACAGCCAGGCTGAACTGCCCGCTCACAGCAATGTGTGAGTGTATGGACTCAAATCTCCCGACACCATCACAGCCGGAGAAAGAACTCTGTGGTGCCAAAGAGCAGGATGGCAAAAAAGATGATGGAAAGAATATAAATATGAGGAATGCAGCTACATCAG TGAGGAGAAGTCCCAGTTCATGGCTGGAATCTGACAGTCTCAAGGAGGTGGAGACCTTGGCGGAGCAGCTTTGTGGCAGCCACCTGAAAGACCCTCAGAAGGTCATCCTCGAGGAGCAGGACCAAAATTGCTCTCTCATGCAACATATACGT ATGTTTTGTTCACTCTTGGAACAATACATCCACTGGCTCTACAAGGTTTCGGATAAGATGGACATGTTGGCTAGACCCAAAGTAGACAATGACAACATGAAGCGGTCACTTGCTCAATATCAG AGATTTCAGCACGAGTTGAGTCGTCATCAGCAATTGACCTCTCACGTTCTGCAAACCGGCGAGCTGCTTCTCAGCTGCATGGACAGCACGTGTCCAT TGTTAAGAAACACGCTGCTGTTAATTGCAAAGCAGTCCAGAGCCATGGAATATCATTCTGAACACTTGTCTTCCATCCTATCTGCCACGGACAATCAGACACATCTTAATCAACCCAGTGAGCCAGCTGAGCGGCACAAGCTGGAGAACCCTGACTCCTCAGGGACCTGGGTGTCCACCAAGTGA
- the cep68 gene encoding centrosomal protein of 68 kDa isoform X2, whose protein sequence is MHVGTSKTDESQLSAKMNLQTSLEDQKPLSFHLSSSDDSPYLVSKDVRSSLLCVPNVSGGLQHEKPLTGSPSFQCGISDNILKFQKKDSPVKSQLTSTVLYPTYTPTPRFFSKREQTQVKKQNSNSLAGQSRRQTMSYHEANYWDCAIPKSFPSSTNRRDASWDPNKEYQALLDYTYPLRPGQMDSKWDSSVFQRDALQQDLNLEDSGIGLDNLGTTSPPGSDLNLCNTVQTNAWDKMDPEINSSSVYSSALVFKTLSFGLLVDNLDKDVVNCHHHHQYAQPSSSITFIRTTGLLPQSQCDCDKEFYSLPDHLEEVQILTRQVKEVTARLNCPLTAMCECMDSNLPTPSQPEKELCGAKEQDGKKDDGKNINMRNAATSVRRSPSSWLESDSLKEVETLAEQLCGSHLKDPQKVILEEQDQNCSLMQHIRMFCSLLEQYIHWLYKVSDKMDMLARPKVDNDNMKRSLAQYQRFQHELSRHQQLTSHVLQTGELLLSCMDSTCPLLRNTLLLIAKQSRAMEYHSEHLSSILSATDNQTHLNQPSEPAERHKLENPDSSGTWVSTK, encoded by the exons ATGCATGTCGGGACCAGCAAGACAGATGAAAGTCAGCTCTCCGCCAAGATGAATTTGCAGACCAGTTTAGAAGACCAAAAGCCATTGAGCTTTCACTTGAGTTCCAGTGATGACTCTCCTTATTTGGTGTCTAAAGATGTGCGTAGCTCACTGTTGTGTGTTCCAAATGTCAGCGGTGGGTTACAACATGAAAAACCTTTGACCGGAAGTCCGTCTTTTCAATGTGGCATCTCCGACAACATTCTCAAGTTCCAGAAGAAAGACTCTCCTGTGAAGTCGCAGCTCACATCCACTGTTCTGTACCCTACCTATACCCCCACCCCACGCTTCTTCTCCAAAAGAGAGCAAACACaggtcaaaaaacaaaatagcaaCTCTTTAGCAGGGCAGTCACGAAGACAAACAATGTCATATCACGAAGCAAACTATTGGGACTGTGCCATCCCGAAGTCTTTTCCCTCGTCCACAAATAGGCGCGATGCATCCTGGGATCCAAACAAGGAGTATCAAGCTTTGCTGGACTACACTTACCCCCTCAGACCTGGCCAGATGGACAGCAAGTGGGACAGCTCTGTGTTCCAACGTGACGCTCTCCAACAAGACCTGAACTTGGAGGATTCTGGTATTGGACTGGATAACCTTGGGACCACCAGCCCGCCTGGGTCGGACTTAAACCTGTGCAACACCGTTCAGACAAACGCATGGGACAAAATGGATCCAGAAATCAATTCCAGCAGTGTGTACTCGTCTGCACTTGTTTTCAAAACACTCTCTTTTGGCTTGCTTGTGGACAATTTGGACAAGGATGTTGTGAACTGTCACCACCATCATCAGTATGCACAACCGTCCTCCTCCATCACTTTCATCCGTACAACAGGTCTTCTTCCGCAGTCCCAATGTGATTGTGACAAGGAGTTCTACTCTCTGCCTGATCACCTGGAAGAGGTGCAAATCCTCACTAGACAG GTAAAGGAGGTGACAGCCAGGCTGAACTGCCCGCTCACAGCAATGTGTGAGTGTATGGACTCAAATCTCCCGACACCATCACAGCCGGAGAAAGAACTCTGTGGTGCCAAAGAGCAGGATGGCAAAAAAGATGATGGAAAGAATATAAATATGAGGAATGCAGCTACATCAG TGAGGAGAAGTCCCAGTTCATGGCTGGAATCTGACAGTCTCAAGGAGGTGGAGACCTTGGCGGAGCAGCTTTGTGGCAGCCACCTGAAAGACCCTCAGAAGGTCATCCTCGAGGAGCAGGACCAAAATTGCTCTCTCATGCAACATATACGT ATGTTTTGTTCACTCTTGGAACAATACATCCACTGGCTCTACAAGGTTTCGGATAAGATGGACATGTTGGCTAGACCCAAAGTAGACAATGACAACATGAAGCGGTCACTTGCTCAATATCAG AGATTTCAGCACGAGTTGAGTCGTCATCAGCAATTGACCTCTCACGTTCTGCAAACCGGCGAGCTGCTTCTCAGCTGCATGGACAGCACGTGTCCAT TGTTAAGAAACACGCTGCTGTTAATTGCAAAGCAGTCCAGAGCCATGGAATATCATTCTGAACACTTGTCTTCCATCCTATCTGCCACGGACAATCAGACACATCTTAATCAACCCAGTGAGCCAGCTGAGCGGCACAAGCTGGAGAACCCTGACTCCTCAGGGACCTGGGTGTCCACCAAGTGA